Proteins encoded within one genomic window of Deltaproteobacteria bacterium:
- the rpmA gene encoding 50S ribosomal protein L27: protein MAHKKAGGSSRNGRDSVGQRLGVKRFGGQTVRAGNILVRQRGTRFHPGQNCGMGRDHTLFSLIDGTVRFETSKARKIVSVYPA, encoded by the coding sequence ATGGCACATAAAAAGGCAGGCGGCAGTTCAAGAAATGGAAGGGACAGTGTCGGGCAAAGGCTTGGAGTCAAGCGTTTTGGCGGACAGACCGTTCGCGCTGGAAACATCCTCGTCAGGCAACGCGGGACCCGGTTTCATCCCGGACAAAATTGCGGCATGGGCAGGGACCATACCCTCTTTTCCCTGATCGACGGAACCGTGCGATTCGAAACGAGCAAAGCGAGAAAGATCGTAAGCGTCTATCCCGCGTAA
- the rplU gene encoding 50S ribosomal protein L21 — translation MYAIIKTGGKQYPVSVGDVLRVEKLDASEGDEITLSDVLLVSSPDSILIGSPQVPNASVRARILGHGKADKVVIMKKKRRTGYKVKRGHRQPYTTIEIQEVRV, via the coding sequence ATGTACGCGATCATTAAGACCGGTGGCAAACAATATCCTGTGTCGGTCGGCGACGTCCTTAGGGTCGAAAAGCTGGACGCATCCGAAGGAGACGAAATCACACTGAGCGATGTCCTCCTCGTGTCCTCGCCTGATTCCATCCTGATCGGGTCACCTCAAGTCCCCAACGCCTCAGTCCGGGCAAGGATCCTTGGTCACGGAAAGGCGGACAAGGTCGTCATCATGAAAAAGAAACGGCGAACCGGCTATAAGGTGAAAAGGGGTCATCGCCAACCCTATACCACCATCGAGATCCAGGAAGTGCGCGTATAG